The following coding sequences lie in one Cyanobacterium sp. Dongsha4 genomic window:
- the deoC gene encoding deoxyribose-phosphate aldolase, with the protein MRSNFISATDIDIADYIDFAILQPTATTKDIENGCKVAMQYNFASVCVYPSAVKVAAELLHNQKSKVCTVIGFPSGGSTTNCKIFEAQEAVENGAQELDVVINLGWLREGNSELIYQEMASIVEETGQVVKAILETSILTPTEKHLAAEICMDAGVSFLKTSTGWFGGATVEDVKFLQEITKGRIEIKASGGIKTLENAIALINAGATRLGTSKGVELVRQQKNQEG; encoded by the coding sequence ATGAGAAGTAATTTTATTTCGGCTACTGATATTGATATTGCGGATTATATTGATTTTGCCATCTTACAACCAACAGCTACAACCAAAGATATTGAAAATGGATGTAAAGTGGCAATGCAATACAATTTTGCCTCGGTGTGTGTTTATCCTTCGGCGGTGAAGGTAGCGGCGGAATTGCTTCATAATCAAAAATCGAAGGTTTGTACTGTTATCGGTTTTCCTTCTGGGGGTAGCACCACTAATTGTAAGATTTTTGAAGCTCAAGAAGCTGTAGAAAATGGGGCGCAGGAGTTGGATGTTGTTATTAATCTTGGATGGTTAAGGGAGGGTAATTCTGAGTTAATTTATCAAGAGATGGCTTCTATTGTGGAAGAAACAGGACAAGTTGTTAAGGCTATTTTAGAGACTTCCATTTTAACCCCAACAGAAAAGCATTTAGCGGCTGAAATTTGTATGGATGCGGGGGTTTCTTTTCTTAAGACTAGCACAGGTTGGTTTGGTGGTGCTACGGTGGAGGATGTTAAATTTCTTCAAGAAATTACAAAGGGCAGAATTGAAATAAAAGCCTCTGGAGGTATTAAAACCTTAGAAAATGCGATCGCACTTATTAATGCCGGAGCGACTCGTTTAGGCACTTCTAAGGGAGTGGAATTAGTTAGACAACAAAAAAATCAAGAAGGTTAA
- a CDS encoding allophycocyanin subunit alpha apoprotein: MSIVTKSIVNADAEARYLSPGELDRIKAFVTSGEARLRIAETLTGARERIVKEAGDRLFQKRPDVVSPGGNAYGEEMTATCLRDMDYYLRLISYGVVAGDVTPIEEIGLVGVKEMYKSLGTDVGAVAQSVREMKEVATALMSAEDAAEAGTYFDYVIGAMQ; this comes from the coding sequence ATGAGTATTGTCACGAAATCCATCGTGAATGCTGACGCAGAAGCACGTTACTTAAGCCCCGGTGAATTAGACAGAATCAAAGCATTCGTTACCTCCGGTGAAGCTCGTTTACGCATCGCTGAAACCTTAACTGGTGCTCGTGAGCGTATCGTTAAAGAAGCTGGCGATCGCCTCTTCCAAAAACGTCCTGATGTTGTTTCTCCTGGCGGAAACGCTTACGGTGAAGAAATGACCGCTACCTGTTTACGTGATATGGACTACTACTTACGTTTAATCTCCTATGGTGTAGTAGCTGGTGATGTTACCCCCATCGAAGAAATCGGTTTAGTTGGTGTAAAAGAAATGTACAAATCTTTAGGTACTGACGTTGGTGCAGTAGCTCAAAGTGTACGTGAAATGAAAGAAGTAGCCACCGCTTTAATGTCCGCAGAAGACGCAGCAGAAGCTGGTACTTACTTCGACTACGTTATCGGTGCTATGCAATAG
- a CDS encoding amino acid ABC transporter ATP-binding protein: MTKSSLPIIICKNLHKSYGTLEVLKGVNVEFHQGDVVSIIGPSGCGKTTFIRCLNRLESVTSGTLQVMGIDISDHTISNSKLRQLRSKISMVFQHFNLFPHLTILDNLTLAPQKVLKKSPQEAKEMALHYLDKVGLSSKANFYPQQLSGGQKQRVAISRSLCMQPDIILFDEPTSALDPELVGEVLTTMKQLAEEGMTMIVVTHEMQFARDVSNLVLFFNQGIIEEMGNPHQIFSQPKSERLKNFLKRTNF, from the coding sequence ATGACGAAATCCTCTTTGCCAATCATTATCTGTAAAAATCTCCACAAAAGTTATGGTACTTTAGAAGTTTTAAAAGGTGTTAATGTTGAATTTCATCAGGGAGATGTGGTGTCAATTATCGGACCTTCAGGTTGTGGTAAAACTACATTTATTCGTTGTTTAAATCGTCTTGAAAGTGTTACATCTGGTACTTTACAAGTTATGGGTATTGATATTTCAGATCATACTATCAGTAATAGTAAACTGCGTCAGCTAAGAAGTAAAATAAGCATGGTTTTTCAACATTTTAATTTATTCCCTCATCTGACAATTTTAGATAACCTCACACTAGCACCCCAAAAAGTATTAAAAAAATCCCCACAAGAAGCAAAAGAAATGGCTTTACACTATCTTGATAAAGTGGGATTATCTAGCAAAGCTAATTTTTATCCCCAACAACTTTCAGGGGGGCAAAAACAAAGAGTTGCCATTTCCCGCAGTTTATGTATGCAACCTGATATTATTCTATTTGATGAACCTACCAGCGCTTTAGACCCAGAGTTAGTAGGTGAAGTTCTTACCACTATGAAACAACTAGCAGAAGAAGGAATGACAATGATTGTCGTTACCCATGAAATGCAATTTGCCAGAGATGTTTCTAACTTAGTCTTATTCTTTAATCAAGGAATTATAGAAGAAATGGGAAATCCCCATCAAATTTTTTCTCAACCAAAAAGTGAGCGTCTTAAAAATTTTTTAAAACGGACTAATTTTTAA
- the ychF gene encoding redox-regulated ATPase YchF: protein MLRAGIVGLPNVGKSTLFNAVVANAKATAANFPFCTIEPNVGVVAVPDERLEVLAKLSKSQKIVPTRIEFVDIAGLVKGASKGEGLGNQFLANIREVDAIVHVVRCFDDDDIIHVSGSVDPLRDIDVINLELSLADLSQVEKRLERQRKQAKKEKDAGEEVVILEKILPILNEGKPARLVELTEEEKAIIKPLGLLTAKPVIYAANVSDEDLATGNDWVNQVKQQAETENAKVVVISAQVESELVELSPEEKTEFLESLGVSEGGLQSLIQATYDLLGLRTYLTTGETETRAWTILAGMTAPQAAGVIHSDFERGFIRAETVSYQDLVGCGSMTAAKEKGLVRSEGKEYTVQEGDVMLFRFNV from the coding sequence ATGTTAAGAGCGGGAATTGTAGGATTACCAAATGTGGGCAAATCAACCCTTTTTAACGCTGTGGTAGCCAATGCAAAAGCTACGGCGGCAAATTTTCCATTCTGCACTATCGAGCCGAATGTGGGGGTTGTAGCTGTACCTGATGAGCGTTTGGAAGTCTTGGCAAAATTGTCGAAATCCCAAAAAATAGTTCCTACCCGTATTGAGTTTGTGGATATTGCAGGTTTAGTGAAAGGGGCAAGTAAAGGAGAAGGGTTGGGGAATCAATTTTTAGCTAATATTAGAGAAGTAGATGCGATCGTTCATGTGGTAAGATGTTTTGACGACGATGATATTATTCATGTTTCTGGTTCGGTTGATCCTCTTCGTGATATAGATGTAATTAATTTGGAGTTGTCTTTAGCAGATTTATCTCAGGTAGAAAAACGCCTGGAGAGACAGAGAAAACAGGCGAAAAAAGAGAAAGATGCAGGAGAAGAAGTGGTAATTTTAGAGAAAATTTTGCCCATACTCAATGAGGGTAAACCTGCTCGTTTAGTAGAATTAACAGAGGAAGAAAAAGCAATTATTAAACCTCTGGGGTTGTTGACGGCTAAACCTGTTATTTATGCGGCAAATGTTAGTGATGAGGATTTGGCAACAGGTAACGACTGGGTAAACCAAGTTAAGCAACAAGCAGAAACAGAAAATGCTAAGGTAGTAGTAATTTCTGCACAAGTGGAATCCGAATTAGTGGAATTATCTCCCGAAGAAAAAACGGAGTTTTTAGAGTCTTTAGGAGTTAGTGAAGGTGGTTTGCAGTCTTTAATTCAAGCTACTTATGATTTACTAGGATTGCGTACTTATTTAACCACAGGAGAAACAGAAACCCGTGCTTGGACTATTTTGGCGGGTATGACAGCACCTCAAGCGGCAGGGGTGATTCATTCTGATTTTGAAAGAGGTTTTATCCGTGCGGAAACAGTCAGTTATCAAGATTTAGTTGGCTGTGGTAGTATGACTGCGGCAAAGGAAAAAGGTTTAGTGCGCTCTGAGGGTAAGGAATATACTGTACAAGAGGGAGATGTGATGTTATTCCGTTTTAATGTTTGA
- a CDS encoding DUF790 family protein, whose product MLKSDLLIYRYSGETIVPKKLPLQPRFIDLAWEQIDCFESYLGKTQGELDAKLQELEGDSPDYRVKRGLAHLLKSNFSQFNIISPLEPQILRQKVFEAAAKLPSIPQNRIKILDAIASSLTAELHREVLPQEIEKGLYADLLENRILTEFDAPSPETLIHRYNLSQVQGIFYRASHILIHAHRNDPGEYKLLFRYLKLFQLMAYIEGDADTGFTITIDGPTSLFKVSNRYGLALAKMIPALLHVSKWKLEAKLKMKDFYSKREKIGHFFLDDNCGLVTHYANNKTYDSLLEESFAKGWEKLKTPWRLEREVDLIPLPGSVMIPDFRLVHPDGRDFLLEIVGYWRPEYLQKKFYQVRRAETNNLILAVSERLNLAKAGVNFKDLPHKLIWFKNKLSPKEVLNILPDEV is encoded by the coding sequence ATGTTAAAAAGTGATTTATTAATTTACCGCTATAGTGGAGAAACTATTGTTCCTAAAAAGTTACCTTTACAGCCTCGTTTTATTGATTTAGCGTGGGAGCAAATAGACTGTTTTGAAAGCTATCTCGGCAAAACTCAGGGAGAATTAGATGCAAAACTGCAAGAATTAGAAGGGGATAGCCCAGACTATCGAGTTAAGAGAGGGTTAGCTCATTTACTCAAAAGTAATTTTTCCCAATTTAACATTATCAGTCCTCTTGAACCTCAGATATTAAGACAAAAAGTATTTGAAGCGGCGGCAAAATTACCGTCTATTCCGCAAAATCGCATTAAAATCCTAGATGCGATCGCATCTTCTTTAACCGCAGAACTACATAGAGAAGTTTTACCCCAAGAAATAGAAAAAGGACTTTATGCCGACTTACTAGAAAACAGAATTTTAACTGAATTTGATGCTCCCTCCCCAGAAACTTTAATACATCGCTATAACCTCTCCCAAGTACAAGGCATTTTTTACCGTGCTAGTCATATCCTCATTCATGCCCACCGTAATGACCCCGGAGAATATAAACTTTTGTTTCGTTATCTAAAATTATTTCAATTAATGGCATACATCGAAGGAGATGCAGACACAGGATTTACCATTACCATTGACGGACCTACCAGTTTATTTAAAGTCAGTAATCGTTACGGTTTAGCCCTAGCAAAAATGATACCAGCCTTACTCCATGTAAGCAAATGGAAACTAGAAGCCAAATTGAAGATGAAAGACTTTTACAGTAAACGAGAAAAAATAGGTCATTTTTTTTTAGACGACAACTGCGGTTTAGTAACCCACTATGCCAACAACAAAACCTATGACAGTCTCCTAGAAGAATCCTTTGCTAAAGGATGGGAAAAACTAAAAACCCCATGGCGTTTAGAAAGAGAAGTCGATTTAATCCCCTTACCCGGTAGTGTCATGATTCCTGATTTTCGTCTCGTACATCCTGATGGAAGAGATTTCTTACTAGAAATAGTTGGTTATTGGCGTCCTGAATATCTACAAAAAAAGTTTTATCAAGTACGTCGAGCAGAAACTAACAACTTAATCCTCGCAGTATCCGAGCGTTTAAACCTAGCTAAAGCAGGAGTCAATTTTAAAGATTTACCCCATAAACTTATTTGGTTTAAAAATAAATTGTCTCCTAAAGAAGTCCTAAACATATTGCCAGATGAGGTGTAA
- a CDS encoding TauD/TfdA dioxygenase family protein: MKTKPLSNYGASVGVEAYDIDWDCQEEIIELGKLCASQCIVFVNQNIPVKKINEVMIAWGDPSMALIHEAIISKKVHGRHWREIFLNVGYPNKEIDENMPKYASIISYKKSKKNRPLGFFQNGELNWHSDQCAFDDGQRIIGLQSLSGTENSQTQFLCTHDAYESLSSQMQSMVKELIVKHKWVDNFMAPGLNSLQNVTLRYNMIPMDGMETRLYSETASGLPGMKIPSHSFDGFVGMSRAESDRIMDEIKKVTYKEKYIYTQNWQDGQIVFMDQEITLHKRPTNIQDGDQRTMARSIFYVNKIFNSQKSQRLTHIRYKGDFYSVDDFIDLVDKDRKRIFEEWNNKGKLGISESSHEFKHLKK; the protein is encoded by the coding sequence ATGAAAACAAAACCATTGTCAAATTATGGAGCAAGTGTTGGAGTTGAAGCCTATGATATTGACTGGGATTGTCAAGAAGAAATTATCGAACTGGGTAAATTGTGTGCTTCACAATGTATTGTCTTTGTCAATCAAAATATTCCTGTAAAAAAAATCAATGAAGTTATGATTGCTTGGGGAGACCCCAGTATGGCTCTTATTCATGAAGCAATTATTTCTAAAAAAGTTCATGGCAGACACTGGAGAGAGATATTTCTTAATGTAGGTTATCCGAATAAAGAAATCGATGAAAATATGCCTAAATATGCAAGTATTATAAGTTACAAGAAAAGTAAGAAAAATAGACCATTAGGTTTTTTTCAGAATGGGGAATTGAACTGGCATAGTGATCAATGTGCATTTGATGATGGTCAAAGAATTATCGGACTTCAAAGTTTAAGTGGAACTGAAAATAGTCAAACACAGTTTTTGTGTACTCATGATGCCTATGAATCTTTGAGTTCCCAGATGCAAAGTATGGTTAAAGAACTTATTGTGAAACACAAGTGGGTTGACAATTTTATGGCTCCCGGACTCAATTCTCTCCAAAATGTCACTCTTCGTTACAACATGATTCCCATGGATGGAATGGAAACGAGGCTTTATAGTGAAACAGCTTCTGGTTTACCCGGAATGAAAATCCCTAGCCATAGTTTTGACGGATTTGTGGGGATGTCGAGGGCAGAGAGCGATCGCATCATGGATGAAATCAAAAAAGTCACTTATAAAGAAAAATATATTTACACCCAGAATTGGCAAGATGGACAAATTGTATTTATGGATCAAGAAATTACCTTACATAAAAGACCAACTAATATTCAGGATGGAGACCAAAGAACAATGGCTCGATCTATTTTTTATGTAAATAAAATTTTTAACAGTCAAAAATCTCAAAGATTAACTCATATCAGATATAAAGGAGATTTCTATAGTGTAGATGATTTCATTGATCTAGTTGATAAAGATAGAAAAAGAATTTTTGAAGAATGGAATAATAAAGGAAAATTGGGCATTAGTGAATCGAGCCACGAATTCAAACATCTAAAGAAATAA
- a CDS encoding phycobilisome linker polypeptide, translating into MRMFKVTACVPSQTRIRTQRELQNTYFTKLVPYENWFKEQQRIQKMGGSIVKVELATGRPGTNTGLK; encoded by the coding sequence ATGAGAATGTTTAAAGTAACAGCTTGTGTTCCAAGTCAAACCAGAATTAGAACTCAAAGAGAATTACAAAATACTTACTTTACCAAATTAGTTCCCTACGAAAACTGGTTCAAAGAGCAACAAAGAATCCAAAAAATGGGTGGCTCTATTGTTAAGGTTGAATTAGCAACTGGTCGTCCTGGCACTAATACTGGCTTAAAATAG
- a CDS encoding glycosyltransferase family 2 protein — MFQPKEITPLIYHIWLKKYDIKSKDYPVFKSITSSWHKPPLISIIMPVYNPDPKHLIEAIESVKKQVYPHWQLCIADDASSETSEIKDIISSYEKNDSRIKVIFRSRNGHISAASNSALSLATGEFVALLDHDDVLNPLALWFVAEAIIKNPNVGLIYTDHDKLSLNGKHCEPYFKCDFNLELMLAHNLVAHLSCYRLNLVNEIGGFREGFEGAQDYDLALRCIERLAPEQIIHIPRVLYHWRMSNTSTSFSPKTKPYAATAGIKSVSDYLKRNNLPGIVVPHPELEGMNRIEPQFSSSLPLVSIIIPTRDRVDLLKPCLDSIYSMTTYPSYEIIIVDNGSKDPEIKEFFTHLEQKGVNIIRDEGIFNYSRLNNLAAKEANGELLCLLNNDTQIITPHWLEEMAFFAIKSDVGVVGAKLFYTNDKVQHGGVVLGLGKHRIAGHSFTGISPKNPGYMGRAGLQQELSAVTGACQLVRKSVFWEVNGLDDSLAVNYNDVDLCLRIRHAGYRNIWTPFAQLYHMGSASRGRDSTHEKFFRFQQEIEFMRQRWGELLLKDPFYSPNLSLENDYTFAYPPRSF, encoded by the coding sequence ATGTTTCAACCGAAGGAAATAACACCATTAATATATCACATTTGGCTTAAGAAATATGATATAAAATCAAAAGACTATCCAGTATTCAAAAGTATAACCAGTTCATGGCATAAACCCCCCCTTATTTCCATTATTATGCCTGTATATAATCCAGACCCAAAGCATCTCATAGAAGCAATCGAGAGTGTTAAAAAACAGGTTTATCCCCATTGGCAATTATGTATCGCTGATGATGCTTCCTCAGAAACTTCCGAGATAAAAGATATTATAAGTAGTTACGAGAAAAATGATTCACGTATCAAAGTAATTTTTCGTAGCCGTAATGGTCATATTTCTGCGGCGAGTAACTCCGCATTGAGCTTGGCAACGGGAGAATTTGTTGCATTACTAGATCATGATGATGTGTTGAATCCATTGGCTCTTTGGTTTGTTGCCGAAGCTATTATAAAAAATCCTAATGTAGGTCTAATTTACACTGACCATGATAAATTATCGCTAAATGGAAAGCATTGCGAACCATATTTTAAGTGCGATTTTAATCTTGAATTAATGTTAGCACATAATTTAGTCGCTCACTTATCCTGTTATCGTCTTAATTTAGTCAATGAAATTGGCGGTTTTAGAGAAGGATTTGAAGGAGCTCAAGATTATGATCTTGCATTGAGGTGTATTGAACGTCTCGCACCTGAGCAAATTATTCATATTCCTCGTGTTTTATATCACTGGCGAATGTCAAATACAAGTACATCTTTCAGTCCGAAAACCAAACCTTATGCGGCTACGGCGGGAATTAAAAGTGTGTCGGATTATTTGAAAAGGAACAATTTACCGGGGATAGTAGTCCCACACCCTGAACTTGAAGGAATGAATCGTATCGAACCACAGTTTTCTAGTAGTCTCCCTTTAGTTTCGATTATTATACCGACTCGGGATAGAGTTGATTTGCTCAAACCTTGTCTTGATTCAATTTACTCTATGACGACTTACCCTTCTTACGAAATAATTATTGTAGATAATGGTAGCAAAGATCCTGAAATCAAAGAGTTTTTTACACATTTAGAACAAAAAGGAGTAAATATTATTCGAGATGAAGGAATATTTAACTACTCCCGTTTAAATAATCTTGCTGCAAAAGAAGCAAACGGAGAACTTCTGTGTCTTTTAAATAATGATACCCAAATTATTACTCCTCATTGGCTCGAAGAAATGGCATTTTTTGCTATAAAATCTGATGTTGGTGTCGTCGGTGCGAAATTATTCTATACTAATGATAAGGTACAGCATGGGGGTGTTGTACTCGGTTTGGGGAAACATCGAATAGCAGGGCATTCATTTACGGGTATATCGCCTAAAAACCCAGGATATATGGGCAGAGCAGGGTTACAACAAGAATTAAGTGCAGTCACCGGTGCTTGTCAATTAGTTCGTAAATCAGTATTCTGGGAAGTCAATGGTTTGGATGATTCCCTCGCTGTTAATTACAATGATGTAGATTTATGTCTTAGAATCCGTCATGCTGGTTATCGTAATATTTGGACTCCTTTTGCACAATTATATCATATGGGATCCGCATCTCGTGGCAGAGATAGCACCCATGAAAAGTTCTTCAGATTTCAGCAAGAGATCGAGTTTATGCGACAACGCTGGGGGGAGTTACTATTAAAAGATCCATTCTATTCTCCAAATCTCAGTTTAGAAAATGACTATACTTTTGCATACCCTCCTAGAAGTTTTTAA
- a CDS encoding viroplasmin family protein, which translates to MSKNNKKYYVVWQGRKTGIFNTWKECEQQVINFSGARYKSYKTLLEAESAFNSQGHTTGKSLQNNRNLNKLSQEKLISSSIIMDSICVDASCLGNPGIVEYRGVDTKTHEEIFHKSPMKNGTNNLGEFLAIVHGLAYLKKQNKNIPIYSDSRTAISWVKNKKVKTTLIRNSSNKEIFNLLDRALEWLSNNSYSNKILKWNSKEWGEIPADFGRK; encoded by the coding sequence ATGAGTAAAAATAATAAAAAATATTATGTTGTTTGGCAAGGTAGAAAAACAGGTATTTTTAATACTTGGAAAGAATGTGAGCAACAAGTGATCAATTTTAGTGGAGCTAGATATAAGTCTTATAAAACTCTTTTAGAAGCAGAAAGTGCTTTTAATTCTCAAGGACATACTACAGGAAAATCTTTACAAAATAATAGAAACTTAAATAAACTTAGCCAAGAAAAATTAATCTCTTCTTCTATCATTATGGATAGCATTTGTGTTGATGCTTCCTGTTTAGGAAATCCTGGTATAGTGGAATATCGGGGAGTTGATACTAAAACTCATGAGGAAATTTTCCACAAAAGCCCGATGAAGAATGGAACGAATAATTTAGGCGAATTTTTGGCTATTGTTCACGGTTTGGCGTATCTCAAAAAACAAAATAAAAATATACCTATTTACTCTGATTCTCGCACGGCTATTTCATGGGTAAAAAATAAAAAAGTCAAAACAACTTTAATAAGAAATTCAAGTAATAAAGAAATATTTAACTTGTTAGATAGAGCCTTAGAATGGTTATCAAATAACAGTTATTCTAATAAAATTTTGAAATGGAATAGTAAAGAATGGGGAGAAATTCCTGCGGATTTTGGCAGAAAATAA
- a CDS encoding DUF2973 domain-containing protein has translation MLHLIYILAFTVIAFFAISNLIRSLITISADTQRGAWTDTPRPSKSRQNSPYQASHPELYDEEGKPINEPLLVIRSVSVEDARQKLDSLYESSPSQTRSTEDES, from the coding sequence ATGTTACATCTTATTTATATTTTAGCTTTTACGGTTATTGCTTTTTTTGCTATCAGCAACTTGATTCGCAGTTTAATTACCATTAGTGCTGATACTCAAAGGGGGGCTTGGACTGATACTCCTAGGCCTAGTAAATCCCGTCAAAATTCTCCATATCAGGCTAGTCATCCCGAATTATATGACGAAGAAGGTAAACCGATTAATGAGCCATTATTAGTAATTCGTTCTGTATCTGTAGAAGATGCAAGACAAAAGTTAGATTCTCTTTATGAATCATCTCCTAGTCAAACTCGCTCAACAGAAGATGAAAGTTAA
- the apcB gene encoding allophycocyanin subunit beta: protein MQDAITAVINSSDVQGKYLDAGSLGKLKTYFQTGQLRVRAASVISANAATIVKEAVAKSLLYSDVTRPGGNMYTTRRYAACIRDLDYYLRYATYAMLAGDASILDERVLNGLKETYNSLGVPISSTIQAIQAMKEVTASLVGADAGKEMGVYFDYICSGLS, encoded by the coding sequence ATGCAAGACGCAATTACTGCCGTAATCAACTCTTCTGACGTACAAGGTAAATACCTCGACGCTGGTTCTTTAGGCAAACTCAAAACCTACTTCCAAACTGGACAACTCCGTGTTCGTGCAGCTAGTGTAATTAGTGCTAACGCTGCTACCATCGTTAAAGAAGCTGTAGCTAAATCTTTATTATACTCCGATGTAACTCGTCCTGGTGGAAATATGTACACCACCCGTCGTTACGCCGCTTGTATTCGTGACTTAGACTACTATCTCCGTTATGCTACCTATGCAATGTTAGCTGGTGATGCTTCTATTCTCGATGAGCGCGTATTAAATGGTTTAAAAGAAACCTACAACTCTTTAGGTGTACCCATTAGCTCCACCATTCAAGCTATCCAAGCAATGAAAGAAGTTACCGCTAGTTTAGTCGGTGCTGACGCTGGTAAAGAAATGGGTGTTTACTTCGACTACATCTGCTCTGGCTTAAGCTAA
- a CDS encoding DUF2605 domain-containing protein yields MQPSQPTEKELLRKILLPLLEDFKYWFSRSSSLLESENMPFLSEEEQTRLLTRLKQAQGEVETARMLFNVTDGQAGVDTQVLLPWHQLVAECWDVARRWREIKQKGE; encoded by the coding sequence ATGCAACCATCTCAACCCACTGAAAAAGAACTACTTAGGAAAATTTTATTGCCTCTGCTAGAGGACTTTAAATACTGGTTTTCCCGTTCTTCTTCCTTGTTAGAGTCGGAAAATATGCCTTTTCTTTCTGAAGAAGAACAAACACGGCTATTAACCAGATTAAAACAAGCTCAAGGAGAGGTTGAAACAGCAAGAATGCTTTTTAATGTCACCGATGGACAAGCAGGAGTTGATACTCAGGTATTATTACCTTGGCATCAATTAGTAGCAGAATGTTGGGATGTTGCTCGAAGGTGGCGAGAAATAAAACAAAAAGGTGAATGA